Proteins co-encoded in one Cytobacillus sp. NJ13 genomic window:
- a CDS encoding alanine--glyoxylate aminotransferase family protein, translating to MPNEEMLLIPGPTPVVDSIYDAMAQETRGHTDPRFAAIYKNAIEKTREMLKTDGEVFVISGSGTIAMEMALVNTVAAGERILIISQGFFGDRFQHLAKAFGIKADIIQSEWGKQVDPAAVEEKLASHSYKAVTITHADTSTGVAADLDTLVPIIKKHGALVILDGVCATAAMEEDMSKSYGEGKIDVVLTGSQKAIGVPPGLAVVAFNGTALAAREQMERVPAYYCDIYNWIPIMHDPQKYFATPPVNLIYAYDEGMKLVLAEGMDNRYKRHEAYGKAVRAALAEYGMKAIAAENAAAATLSCILYPEGMDDAEFRASLAKKGVIVAGALAHLAGKAFRIGHMGNTTEDMLEKAIVLIGETMNEAGFEADIQKAVDRFRELALPVA from the coding sequence ATGCCAAACGAGGAAATGCTTTTGATTCCAGGGCCGACGCCTGTTGTAGATTCGATTTATGATGCGATGGCACAGGAGACAAGGGGGCATACGGATCCCAGGTTTGCGGCTATTTATAAAAATGCGATTGAGAAGACTAGGGAGATGCTGAAGACGGATGGGGAAGTGTTTGTAATCTCTGGGTCCGGGACGATTGCAATGGAGATGGCTCTGGTTAACACGGTTGCAGCTGGAGAAAGAATTTTGATTATAAGTCAGGGCTTCTTTGGTGATCGTTTTCAGCACTTAGCCAAGGCGTTCGGAATCAAGGCAGATATCATTCAGTCCGAATGGGGAAAGCAGGTGGATCCCGCAGCGGTTGAGGAAAAACTTGCGTCCCATTCCTATAAAGCTGTGACGATTACCCATGCTGATACTTCTACTGGTGTTGCGGCTGACCTGGATACATTAGTTCCTATCATTAAAAAGCACGGGGCTCTTGTCATTTTAGATGGGGTCTGTGCGACAGCCGCAATGGAGGAGGATATGAGCAAGTCATATGGCGAAGGGAAAATTGATGTCGTTTTGACAGGTTCACAGAAGGCGATTGGTGTCCCGCCAGGACTCGCTGTTGTCGCATTCAATGGGACAGCACTGGCTGCCAGGGAACAAATGGAACGGGTTCCTGCCTACTATTGCGATATCTATAATTGGATTCCGATTATGCATGACCCTCAAAAGTACTTTGCTACACCGCCTGTTAATCTGATTTATGCCTATGATGAGGGCATGAAACTGGTCTTGGCTGAAGGAATGGATAATCGGTACAAGCGCCATGAAGCATATGGAAAAGCTGTCAGGGCTGCACTTGCTGAATATGGAATGAAGGCAATTGCCGCTGAAAATGCCGCAGCAGCAACTTTGAGCTGTATCCTTTACCCTGAAGGAATGGATGATGCTGAATTCCGTGCATCTCTGGCGAAAAAAGGTGTCATTGTTGCCGGAGCACTGGCTCATCTAGCAGGAAAAGCGTTCCGAATCGGCCATATGGGGAATACGACTGAAGACATGCTTGAAAAAGCCATTGTGCTGATCGGTGAGACAATGAACGAAGCGGGCTTTGAAGCTGATATCCAAAAAGCAGTTGATAGGTTTAGAGAACTTGCATTGCCTGTTGCTTAG
- a CDS encoding class I SAM-dependent methyltransferase: MIIETLEINKKSWDEAARRFYGRNPLPEYGPLAPTEDYLQLFGDVRSLKMLEIGCGSGHSLKYLDQLGAGELWGLDLSSRQIESAKELLVNSSSRVKLFESPMEQNPGIPADYFDVVFSIYAIGWTTNLDRTLKNVHHYLKSGGMFIFSWEHPMYNRIKAENGALIMDKSYLDEGSYQHIAWNQPAIMQQYKLSTYINLLIENGFVIERVIEDVSLTEEDVQRHANRWYSYEKTRAIPAAFIIKCRKL; encoded by the coding sequence ATGATTATTGAAACACTGGAAATAAATAAGAAAAGCTGGGATGAAGCGGCTAGAAGATTTTATGGGCGCAATCCGCTGCCTGAATATGGACCGCTGGCGCCAACTGAAGATTATCTTCAATTGTTCGGAGATGTGCGCAGCTTAAAGATGCTGGAGATCGGGTGCGGAAGCGGCCATTCCCTAAAATATTTGGACCAGCTCGGAGCAGGTGAATTATGGGGATTGGATTTGTCTTCCAGGCAAATCGAATCCGCAAAGGAGCTTCTAGTAAATTCATCTTCACGAGTAAAACTGTTTGAATCCCCGATGGAACAAAATCCGGGAATCCCTGCTGATTATTTCGATGTCGTTTTTTCCATCTATGCCATCGGCTGGACCACGAATTTAGACAGGACGCTTAAAAACGTTCATCACTACCTTAAATCAGGAGGGATGTTTATTTTCAGCTGGGAACATCCGATGTATAACCGGATTAAGGCTGAAAATGGAGCATTAATTATGGATAAATCCTATCTTGATGAAGGCTCCTATCAGCATATAGCCTGGAACCAGCCTGCCATTATGCAGCAATATAAACTAAGTACATATATCAATCTATTAATAGAAAACGGGTTTGTGATTGAAAGGGTAATTGAAGATGTCAGCCTTACTGAGGAAGATGTTCAGCGGCATGCCAACCGATGGTATTCCTATGAAAAAACGAGAGCTATACCCGCTGCTTTTATTATTAAATGCAGAAAGCTTTAG
- a CDS encoding DinB family protein: MIDYRIKHGKGNDEKIGELVSMLEHAREVTLEDISGLTQAELDFLPDPGSNSIGSLLKHIGFIEYVHQIITFENRDLNDEEHSRWAAAYELGEKARNEINGHPLEYYLEELSAIRGKTLKLLASKKDCWLYDEGKWSNGVTFNNYWFWYHVMEDEISHRGQIRVIKRQLATQR; the protein is encoded by the coding sequence ATGATCGATTACCGTATTAAGCATGGGAAGGGCAACGATGAAAAAATAGGAGAACTTGTGTCAATGCTTGAACATGCCAGAGAAGTAACTCTGGAAGATATATCAGGCTTAACACAGGCTGAATTGGATTTTCTTCCTGATCCAGGCAGCAATTCAATTGGCTCACTTTTGAAGCATATAGGATTTATTGAATATGTTCACCAAATCATTACTTTTGAAAATAGAGATCTTAATGATGAAGAACATTCAAGATGGGCCGCCGCATATGAACTGGGCGAGAAGGCAAGGAATGAAATTAATGGTCATCCTCTTGAATATTATTTGGAGGAACTGTCTGCAATAAGAGGAAAAACGTTAAAACTTCTAGCATCCAAAAAAGATTGCTGGCTATACGACGAAGGAAAGTGGAGCAACGGAGTGACCTTTAATAATTATTGGTTCTGGTATCACGTTATGGAGGATGAAATTAGCCATCGCGGACAAATAAGAGTGATAAAAAGACAGCTGGCAACTCAGAGGTGA
- a CDS encoding GNAT family N-acetyltransferase, with the protein MNIELKPVTRDNWEEAIKMKVKETQRDFVPSAAVSLAKVYIKPDGDAVEYIPFSIYDNEKMVGFIMHAYEPDTADMYWINGFFIDQNYQGRGYGGAALAEMISWIKTKFPQCEEIRLTIHKDNHHARNLYKNFGFSPTGEIWGEEEVYYFSV; encoded by the coding sequence ATGAACATTGAGTTAAAACCCGTCACAAGAGACAACTGGGAAGAAGCCATTAAGATGAAGGTAAAAGAAACGCAGCGTGATTTCGTTCCTTCAGCTGCCGTTTCACTTGCAAAGGTATATATTAAACCAGATGGGGATGCAGTAGAGTATATTCCATTTTCAATATATGACAATGAAAAAATGGTTGGTTTTATCATGCATGCCTATGAACCGGATACGGCTGACATGTATTGGATTAACGGTTTTTTTATTGACCAGAATTATCAGGGCAGAGGCTATGGCGGTGCAGCTTTAGCCGAGATGATCAGCTGGATAAAAACTAAATTTCCCCAATGCGAGGAAATCCGCTTAACTATTCATAAAGATAATCATCACGCAAGGAATCTGTATAAGAACTTCGGATTTTCCCCGACCGGAGAGATTTGGGGAGAGGAAGAAGTTTACTATTTTTCGGTATAA
- a CDS encoding NUDIX domain-containing protein, which yields MTYHIRVRAGAVIIENNSILMIEFQDERGLHYNLPAGGVEPNESVLDAVKREAKEEASVDVMVGPLAFVYEYAPHLNEFRYGQIHSLGLMFESRLREGSSPKMPSAPDPNQTGVKWVPLSELTNIVLYPNMKDHILEYVKHKRYIDLIEEHTLDVYPMDMKK from the coding sequence ATGACCTATCATATCAGAGTCAGAGCAGGTGCAGTTATTATAGAAAATAATTCGATTCTAATGATTGAGTTTCAGGATGAAAGAGGCCTTCATTACAATTTGCCTGCAGGAGGGGTTGAACCTAATGAATCTGTTTTAGATGCAGTGAAAAGGGAAGCGAAAGAAGAAGCATCTGTGGATGTGATGGTCGGCCCATTGGCATTCGTTTATGAATATGCCCCTCACTTAAATGAATTTCGGTATGGCCAGATACATTCACTGGGCCTAATGTTTGAAAGCCGGTTAAGGGAAGGCTCATCGCCTAAAATGCCTTCAGCCCCGGATCCTAACCAGACAGGTGTTAAGTGGGTGCCGCTTTCAGAGCTGACCAATATAGTGTTGTATCCTAATATGAAAGATCACATCTTGGAATATGTTAAACATAAAAGATACATAGATTTGATCGAAGAACACACACTGGATGTGTATCCAATGGATATGAAAAAATGA
- a CDS encoding nuclease-related domain-containing protein, translating into MDFPLDFLDSKEYFILHDLRLPDNVRFFQIDTLILTKKFALILEVKNITGILHFDTLYNQLIRIKNGKEQVFPCPIIQVNRQASQLRSWFNANVSIENLPVYSFVVISNPHTGIKVIPPHIDLSRKVIHRNTLPIKIEQIGKSINREISDKLLKKVIRLLKKQNTEQESSILSRFQINQSEILTGVFCPACSFLPLERVSRTWRCPKCKITSKEAHMKALHDYSLLLGAAITNKELRNFLHISSSYTATRLLQSLNLPQTGSHKNRRYTLIFSEETPIKR; encoded by the coding sequence TTGGATTTTCCTCTTGATTTTCTAGATAGTAAGGAATATTTTATCCTTCATGATCTCCGCCTGCCAGATAATGTCCGCTTTTTCCAAATCGATACTCTTATACTTACAAAAAAGTTTGCTCTAATACTTGAAGTGAAAAATATAACAGGTATCCTGCATTTTGATACATTATATAATCAATTAATTCGTATAAAGAATGGAAAAGAGCAAGTTTTTCCCTGCCCTATAATTCAGGTGAATAGACAGGCATCGCAACTTAGAAGTTGGTTTAATGCCAATGTCAGTATTGAAAATTTACCGGTCTATTCATTTGTAGTCATAAGTAATCCGCATACAGGAATAAAAGTCATTCCTCCACATATTGACCTCAGTCGTAAAGTTATACACCGAAATACTCTCCCTATTAAAATTGAGCAAATAGGAAAGTCCATTAATAGAGAAATCAGTGATAAACTCCTTAAAAAGGTCATTCGCTTATTAAAAAAGCAAAATACAGAGCAGGAAAGCTCAATACTATCAAGATTCCAGATAAATCAATCTGAAATTCTTACGGGTGTATTCTGCCCTGCCTGCAGCTTTCTGCCTCTCGAAAGAGTAAGTCGCACCTGGAGATGTCCTAAATGCAAGATAACCAGCAAAGAAGCACATATGAAAGCATTGCATGACTACAGCCTTTTGCTGGGGGCTGCCATCACGAACAAGGAACTCAGAAACTTTCTGCATATTTCTTCTTCCTATACCGCAACCCGACTCCTCCAATCCCTCAATCTCCCGCAAACCGGCTCTCATAAAAATAGAAGATATACACTAATTTTCTCCGAAGAAACACCAATCAAAAGGTAA
- a CDS encoding GyrI-like domain-containing protein, whose product MSDLTLRAAETELGELKLIGIRVLCPPDQYLAEIPQAINLLSGRLTEIKGAVNPDRLVGAFKVEEDSPEEDGYWIGIEVKEFISVPDGMFSLEIPPQKYASIRHKGPNGEIGNSYRELHSWIEEKGYKRLKNKWHIEIHHSWKSIEDLDIELMDTIA is encoded by the coding sequence ATGTCTGATTTGACTTTGCGAGCGGCTGAGACAGAACTCGGAGAATTGAAACTGATAGGGATCCGCGTCTTATGCCCGCCGGATCAGTATCTAGCTGAAATTCCGCAGGCTATAAATCTATTATCGGGCCGCCTTACAGAAATTAAGGGAGCTGTAAATCCAGATCGGCTTGTTGGTGCCTTCAAAGTGGAGGAAGACTCTCCTGAAGAAGACGGATATTGGATTGGCATTGAGGTAAAGGAATTTATTAGTGTTCCTGATGGTATGTTCTCATTGGAAATTCCACCGCAAAAATATGCTTCTATCCGGCACAAAGGACCTAATGGTGAGATTGGAAATTCCTATAGGGAATTGCACAGCTGGATTGAAGAAAAGGGATACAAGCGGCTGAAAAATAAGTGGCACATAGAAATCCATCATAGCTGGAAGAGTATTGAGGATTTAGATATAGAGCTGATGGACACGATAGCATAA
- a CDS encoding LysE family translocator produces the protein MENILLFLFMSFLLVILPGPDTGILIQNTISSGKKSGIKTMFGSVAGLMVHTMAVVFGLSALIVKSAYIFSFIKYAGALYLIYLGIVSLKSLSNKQEPADTDRKHKKNKSHFLQGFFTCVSNPKVAVFFLTFFPQFLSSEGNHFAQFLAMGLIYTLITIIWFFFYVYLIDFFRAWLRKPSVNNAIQGVSGVVLMGFGIKLALEKQP, from the coding sequence ATGGAGAATATATTATTATTTCTGTTTATGTCGTTTCTGCTCGTCATTTTGCCGGGACCTGATACAGGAATCCTGATTCAAAATACGATCTCAAGCGGGAAAAAAAGCGGCATTAAAACGATGTTCGGATCTGTCGCAGGGCTGATGGTCCATACAATGGCTGTTGTATTTGGCTTATCGGCATTAATTGTAAAGTCTGCTTACATTTTTTCTTTTATTAAGTATGCTGGTGCGCTATATCTTATTTATTTGGGCATCGTTTCGTTAAAGTCTCTATCCAATAAACAAGAACCAGCTGATACGGATAGAAAGCATAAGAAGAACAAATCGCATTTTCTGCAAGGATTTTTTACTTGTGTGTCCAACCCAAAAGTAGCTGTGTTCTTTTTAACATTCTTTCCTCAGTTTTTAAGTTCGGAAGGGAATCACTTTGCGCAATTTCTTGCGATGGGCTTAATATATACTCTTATAACAATCATCTGGTTCTTTTTCTATGTATATTTGATTGACTTCTTTAGGGCCTGGCTGAGAAAACCTTCTGTTAATAATGCAATTCAAGGAGTTTCTGGTGTGGTCTTAATGGGCTTTGGCATTAAATTGGCACTTGAGAAACAGCCTTAA
- a CDS encoding rhodanese-related sulfurtransferase: MSQKPYRVLLYYMYVPIEDPEEFAKEHKAICTELGLKGRILVANEGINGTVSGPVEQTDRYMEAMKQDPRFAEMVVKIDEADGHAFPKMKVRARPELVTLRLEDDVNPNEVTGKYLEPKEFFERLQDEDTIVLDARNDYEYDLGHFRGAIRPDIKNFRDLPDWVRENKELLGDKKIITYCTGGIRCEKFSGWLVKEGFENVAQLHGGIVTYGKDPEVQGQLWDGQLYVFDDRIGIPVNQKEHVIVGKDYFTGEPCERYVNCANPACNKKILCSEENEHKYMRSCSDECRTHPRNRYVAEHGLSEAEVEGRLEKVRA, from the coding sequence ATGAGTCAAAAACCATACAGAGTTTTACTTTACTACATGTATGTTCCGATTGAGGACCCTGAGGAGTTTGCAAAAGAGCATAAAGCAATTTGCACTGAGCTGGGCCTTAAGGGGCGTATTCTTGTTGCGAATGAAGGCATAAACGGGACTGTTTCCGGACCAGTGGAACAGACCGACCGGTATATGGAAGCAATGAAGCAGGATCCGCGCTTTGCAGAGATGGTTGTCAAAATAGATGAAGCGGATGGACATGCATTTCCTAAGATGAAGGTTCGTGCACGTCCCGAGCTTGTAACTCTTCGCCTTGAAGACGATGTGAACCCGAACGAGGTTACTGGCAAATACTTGGAGCCAAAAGAGTTCTTCGAAAGACTTCAGGATGAAGACACAATTGTGTTAGATGCACGAAATGATTATGAATATGATCTGGGCCACTTTAGAGGGGCGATCAGGCCTGATATCAAAAATTTCCGTGATCTGCCGGATTGGGTCCGTGAAAATAAAGAATTGCTTGGCGATAAAAAGATAATTACGTATTGCACAGGCGGCATCCGCTGTGAAAAGTTCTCCGGCTGGCTTGTAAAAGAAGGATTTGAAAATGTAGCACAGCTTCATGGAGGAATTGTCACTTATGGAAAAGATCCGGAAGTACAGGGACAGCTTTGGGACGGCCAGCTTTATGTATTCGATGATCGCATTGGCATTCCGGTTAACCAAAAGGAGCATGTAATCGTAGGGAAGGATTACTTCACAGGTGAGCCTTGTGAACGCTATGTCAACTGTGCAAATCCTGCATGCAATAAAAAGATCCTATGCTCTGAAGAAAATGAGCATAAATATATGCGCAGCTGTTCTGATGAATGCCGCACGCACCCACGAAACCGTTATGTTGCTGAACATGGCCTTTCCGAGGCAGAAGTGGAAGGAAGATTAGAAAAAGTAAGAGCATAA
- a CDS encoding DUF2332 domain-containing protein yields the protein MLTHNLSSRFKTFGQYECHGSSDFYEFLSYKIAGDEELLVLASEARDGQPVPNLFLGAIHYLLLSGKEHELKGFYPGLVENPRNPQESFQSFKDFCRLNSQEIEEIVKEKLVQTNEVRRCAYLYPVFAWIFQQTKKPLALIEIGTSAGLQLFWDKYSYSYGTGETYGNPNANVHLTSEVKGAHVPIFPPEMPPIASRTGVDLHINDLNNGEDFLWLKSLIWPEHQERRTLFEKAAQCVKENPISLIEGDGVELLTSLIEGIPDEHSICVFHTHVANQMPLEVKENLLGKIKASGQIRDIFHLYNNIQDRNLHLDYYLDSKEYKKLVGQTEGHGKWFTWELN from the coding sequence ATGTTAACACATAATCTTTCATCGAGATTTAAAACATTTGGACAATATGAATGTCACGGATCCAGTGATTTTTATGAGTTCTTGTCTTACAAAATTGCAGGGGATGAGGAATTGCTGGTTTTGGCATCTGAAGCGAGAGACGGCCAGCCTGTGCCAAATTTATTTCTTGGGGCCATTCATTATCTGCTTTTAAGCGGGAAAGAGCATGAACTGAAGGGATTTTATCCAGGTTTAGTGGAGAATCCAAGAAACCCTCAGGAGTCTTTCCAGAGCTTTAAAGATTTCTGCAGGCTAAATTCACAGGAAATTGAAGAAATAGTAAAAGAAAAATTAGTCCAGACGAATGAAGTTAGGCGCTGTGCTTACTTATACCCGGTGTTTGCCTGGATTTTTCAGCAAACCAAAAAGCCCCTTGCCTTGATTGAAATCGGGACAAGCGCCGGCCTGCAGCTTTTTTGGGATAAATACAGCTACTCTTATGGAACCGGTGAAACATACGGGAATCCAAACGCGAATGTTCATTTAACCTCTGAAGTCAAAGGAGCCCATGTCCCGATTTTTCCGCCAGAAATGCCGCCGATAGCTTCAAGAACTGGAGTCGATCTGCATATAAATGACCTGAATAATGGGGAAGATTTTCTATGGCTGAAATCACTTATCTGGCCTGAACACCAGGAGAGAAGAACTTTATTCGAAAAAGCTGCCCAATGTGTGAAAGAAAATCCAATCAGCCTGATAGAAGGAGATGGTGTTGAGCTTTTGACAAGTCTGATTGAAGGTATACCTGATGAACATTCAATCTGTGTTTTCCACACCCATGTGGCGAATCAAATGCCCTTAGAAGTAAAAGAGAATCTGCTTGGAAAAATAAAAGCAAGCGGACAAATCAGGGATATCTTTCATCTTTATAACAATATCCAGGACCGGAATCTGCATCTTGATTATTATCTGGATTCCAAAGAATATAAGAAATTGGTCGGCCAAACAGAGGGGCATGGAAAGTGGTTCACATGGGAATTGAATTAA
- a CDS encoding GNAT family N-acetyltransferase → MNEEIMIDCGEIILREYRMEDVPALYEITLQPEVYKFIPGAQAALEQRINWMENYEIPANKKFRSSMPDLKDAGFLNLGIILKETGEFIGFCNTGIKDELPEPNREIGYALSKHYRNKGYSTLAAKGLMGFLFEKTVLETLNAVALTSNSSSIRVLRKCGFQLAGEMEIDGEPYFHYIIRKKDWVSNIKTAAHNYITAKDTLPL, encoded by the coding sequence ATGAATGAAGAAATAATGATCGATTGCGGTGAGATCATCCTTAGGGAATACAGGATGGAAGATGTGCCAGCACTTTATGAAATTACTTTACAGCCCGAAGTTTATAAGTTTATTCCGGGTGCGCAGGCTGCGCTTGAACAGCGTATTAACTGGATGGAGAATTATGAAATTCCTGCGAATAAAAAATTTAGGTCCTCGATGCCTGACCTGAAAGATGCAGGATTTTTGAATTTGGGAATCATACTAAAGGAAACTGGAGAGTTTATTGGTTTTTGCAATACAGGAATAAAAGATGAATTGCCGGAGCCGAACAGGGAAATTGGCTATGCCCTCTCAAAACACTACCGAAATAAAGGATATTCCACGCTTGCTGCAAAAGGGCTAATGGGATTTCTATTTGAAAAAACAGTTCTTGAAACACTGAATGCCGTTGCATTAACAAGCAATTCCAGTTCCATTCGCGTTCTGCGAAAGTGCGGATTTCAGCTTGCTGGAGAAATGGAAATCGACGGTGAACCATATTTCCATTACATTATCAGAAAAAAGGATTGGGTATCTAATATAAAAACAGCAGCACATAATTACATAACAGCAAAAGACACCCTCCCACTTTGA
- a CDS encoding histidine phosphatase family protein has product MEITLIRHGRSSLMENHRMNNREFKKWVKMYNHLGILEGETCSSDAKEKGISASFLLTSDLKRSIESAKSINPSAKIQTDPLFRETELPIPAGKFPGMRLRPNTWAVLLRLLWLCGYSQGCESYRDAKLRAKQASLTLTSIAKEHHFAVLVGHGFFNLLIARELQKAGWIGKRKTGSKHWNANTYIS; this is encoded by the coding sequence ATGGAAATAACACTTATCAGACATGGCAGGTCATCGCTAATGGAAAATCACCGCATGAATAACCGTGAATTTAAAAAATGGGTTAAAATGTATAACCACTTAGGGATTCTTGAGGGTGAGACTTGCTCTTCTGACGCAAAAGAAAAAGGAATTTCAGCATCTTTTTTACTCACAAGTGATTTAAAAAGGTCAATCGAGTCGGCCAAAAGCATAAATCCTTCTGCAAAGATACAGACAGATCCATTATTCAGGGAAACTGAATTGCCCATACCTGCCGGTAAATTTCCGGGTATGAGATTAAGGCCAAATACCTGGGCTGTGTTATTAAGATTACTATGGTTATGCGGCTATTCACAAGGCTGTGAATCATACAGGGATGCAAAATTACGGGCAAAGCAAGCATCATTAACATTAACCTCTATTGCAAAAGAACATCACTTTGCTGTTCTCGTAGGTCACGGTTTTTTCAACCTTTTAATTGCGAGGGAACTTCAAAAAGCTGGGTGGATCGGGAAGAGGAAAACAGGTTCAAAGCACTGGAATGCAAATACTTACATCTCATAA